One Candidatus Krumholzibacteriia bacterium DNA segment encodes these proteins:
- a CDS encoding putative LPS assembly protein LptD: protein MSFCPRRAGCSLGARAALPASLARLLILALLAAPFPAARAAPAPPDSFNLTGALMQYETKRNVVTFIDSVILLYKGVRVESQRAERHGTSTDFHVFFHQDVKIRDRGVFMQGDEGEFVQRGNYAELRGKVTIEDSLGIIRAQRVRYYRDPRLLWLWGKVDFQDEKTQVRADSVRYFEGRGFGEAFGHVVLVDRQQNSEARGPHGYYDRISGEAWLDREPVLVLRDDDGKETFVDADSVRYNLSARTGRVWGNVRIRRDSTLALADSARLRPDRNLFELRGRPSVRRGDSRISGQEIDIHYGGKEVEQVRVRQRALLVQVRTDTRFVPDNNQVAGDSAVIDFENGQLQRAVVSGHGSSTYVPVETERNRLALNEAQSDSIVMLFSGGDIQEVLFIGNASGVYRFYEGDLDSLGQSRVARVDTVFGVARGDTTAFDFRQAAEVVQYSGERILYLTPFNDLHLEGMAEVQYQGRTLQAGDITFDADTEMLTARQEPLLLEGSERVYGSRMGYDMERRRAFVEEGATEYDQGYYRGERLVRMPDGNLQVAKARYTSCELDHPHYDFRSKEMKIYLRDKAVGRPVLLYLGEIPVFYLPFFFNSIDPGRKSGFLMPRVEIGLGTSSRYIRGLDYYWAASSYWDMLFTSAYNERDRVNRSTVGSVLDTERQSRNIQLGANLRYKLRYRLDGNLEYRRSDDIDSDLSFITMRGSHRQTLNDRMSLNGTLDYASNDRAVRATNEFVDYDRARQRQLTSSLTFNRRGGLASSTVSLQRRQVLDPDNTLAGASILSQTLPSLQLRFRSIRLAPRPRGEGSGWQRFMSDLQFAPNLNVTRTVDDIRVLRFVDAATGEVVTDTTGVDSVRTIFSTQSLTRTTASSGLGLTRQSSLWFLTLNPSLTYGVTYTDDDRTPRALADRFQQSLSTNLGASTRLYGIFRPGFGGIRALRHTIEPTATYSYAAALSGQAARQGLGLSLRNALDAKVADGDKEKRIDGLLDWSLSTSYNPDLVRRWNNVNSLLTLNRHGPLRLTVSQVIDPYQRKIVSTSVPFSLRLAGSFGGPPAEEKERLNRIAREEGPLTAPADSVQPTENWGFSPKPTDGLETLTRVGEQEAGERLTWELGFSYSFNRVAGRNTTRNVAVGAALKPTPKWTVRWRANFDTEARRWINPSLDVERDLHCWRASFSRIFNAFDDEWRYYFRIYVLRHQDELFLESGQRSFGY, encoded by the coding sequence GTGTCGTTCTGTCCGCGCCGCGCCGGCTGCTCCCTCGGAGCGCGCGCCGCCCTGCCCGCGTCCCTGGCGCGGCTCCTCATTCTCGCCCTCCTGGCCGCACCGTTTCCCGCCGCGAGGGCGGCGCCCGCGCCGCCCGACAGCTTCAACTTGACCGGCGCGCTCATGCAGTACGAGACGAAGCGCAACGTGGTGACCTTCATCGACAGCGTGATCCTCCTCTACAAAGGGGTGCGCGTGGAGAGCCAGCGCGCCGAGCGTCACGGCACGTCGACGGACTTCCACGTCTTTTTCCACCAGGACGTGAAGATCCGCGACCGCGGCGTCTTCATGCAGGGCGACGAGGGCGAGTTCGTCCAGCGGGGCAACTACGCCGAGCTCCGCGGCAAGGTCACGATCGAGGATTCGCTCGGCATCATCCGCGCCCAGCGCGTGCGCTATTACCGGGACCCACGCTTGCTGTGGCTGTGGGGCAAGGTGGATTTCCAGGACGAGAAAACCCAGGTCCGCGCCGACAGCGTGCGCTACTTCGAGGGGCGAGGTTTCGGCGAAGCTTTCGGGCACGTGGTGCTCGTCGATCGGCAGCAGAATTCCGAGGCCCGCGGCCCGCACGGTTACTACGACCGGATTTCCGGGGAAGCCTGGCTGGACCGCGAGCCGGTGCTGGTGCTGCGAGACGACGACGGCAAGGAAACCTTCGTCGATGCGGATTCGGTGCGCTACAACCTGTCGGCGCGCACCGGCCGGGTGTGGGGCAACGTGCGCATCCGGCGGGACAGCACCCTGGCTCTCGCCGATTCGGCGCGCCTCCGTCCCGATCGCAACCTCTTCGAGCTGCGCGGCCGCCCGTCGGTGCGGCGCGGGGACAGCCGCATCTCGGGGCAGGAGATCGACATCCACTACGGTGGCAAGGAGGTCGAGCAAGTGCGCGTCCGGCAGCGGGCGCTCCTGGTGCAGGTACGGACCGACACCCGTTTCGTGCCCGACAACAACCAGGTGGCGGGGGACTCGGCGGTCATCGACTTCGAGAACGGCCAGCTGCAGCGCGCCGTCGTCTCCGGGCACGGCTCCAGCACCTACGTGCCGGTGGAGACCGAGCGCAACCGCCTGGCCCTCAACGAGGCGCAGTCCGATTCCATCGTCATGCTCTTTTCCGGCGGCGACATCCAGGAGGTGCTGTTCATCGGCAACGCCTCCGGCGTCTATCGCTTCTACGAGGGCGACCTGGATTCCCTGGGCCAGAGCCGCGTCGCCCGGGTGGACACGGTGTTCGGCGTCGCCCGCGGCGACACCACCGCCTTCGACTTCCGTCAAGCGGCGGAGGTGGTGCAGTACAGCGGCGAGCGCATCCTCTACCTGACGCCGTTCAACGACCTGCACCTGGAGGGCATGGCGGAGGTGCAGTACCAGGGCCGCACCCTGCAGGCCGGGGACATCACCTTCGATGCCGACACGGAGATGCTCACGGCCCGGCAGGAACCGTTGCTCCTGGAAGGCAGCGAGCGCGTCTATGGCAGCCGCATGGGCTACGACATGGAGAGGCGCCGCGCTTTCGTGGAGGAAGGTGCCACCGAGTACGACCAGGGCTACTACCGGGGCGAGAGGTTGGTGCGCATGCCCGACGGCAACCTGCAGGTGGCGAAGGCGCGCTACACCAGCTGCGAGCTGGACCACCCGCACTACGATTTCCGCAGCAAGGAAATGAAGATCTACCTGCGCGACAAGGCGGTGGGCCGGCCGGTGCTTCTCTACCTGGGGGAAATCCCGGTGTTCTACCTGCCGTTTTTCTTCAACTCCATCGATCCTGGACGCAAGAGCGGGTTCCTGATGCCCAGGGTCGAGATCGGCCTCGGCACCTCGAGCCGCTACATTCGCGGCCTGGATTACTACTGGGCCGCCAGCAGCTACTGGGACATGCTCTTCACCAGCGCCTACAACGAGCGCGACCGGGTGAACCGCAGCACCGTGGGGAGCGTGCTGGACACGGAGCGGCAGTCACGGAACATCCAGCTCGGCGCCAACCTGCGCTACAAGCTCCGCTACCGCCTGGATGGTAACCTGGAGTACCGCCGCTCCGACGACATCGATTCGGACCTGAGCTTCATCACCATGCGCGGCAGCCACCGGCAGACGCTCAACGATCGCATGTCGCTGAACGGCACGCTCGACTACGCCAGCAACGACCGCGCGGTGCGCGCCACCAACGAGTTCGTCGACTACGACCGCGCCCGGCAGCGGCAGCTGACCTCGAGCCTCACCTTCAACCGCCGCGGCGGCTTGGCCAGCAGCACCGTCAGCCTGCAGCGCCGTCAAGTCCTCGATCCCGACAACACCCTCGCGGGCGCCTCCATCCTCAGTCAGACCCTGCCGAGCCTCCAGCTCCGCTTCCGCAGCATCCGCTTGGCGCCGCGGCCGCGGGGGGAAGGGTCGGGTTGGCAGCGGTTCATGAGCGACCTGCAGTTCGCCCCCAACCTGAATGTGACGCGCACGGTCGACGACATCCGGGTGCTGCGCTTCGTGGATGCCGCGACGGGCGAGGTGGTCACCGACACCACCGGGGTGGACTCGGTGCGCACGATCTTCAGCACCCAGTCGCTGACGCGCACCACCGCCTCGAGCGGCCTCGGCCTCACCCGGCAGAGCAGCCTGTGGTTCCTCACCCTCAACCCTTCGCTCACCTACGGCGTGACCTACACCGACGACGACCGCACGCCGCGGGCGCTTGCCGACCGCTTCCAGCAGAGCTTGAGCACCAACCTGGGGGCGTCGACGCGGCTCTACGGCATCTTCCGGCCCGGCTTCGGCGGCATCCGGGCCTTGCGGCACACGATCGAGCCGACGGCGACCTACTCCTACGCGGCGGCGCTTTCCGGTCAGGCGGCGCGGCAGGGCCTGGGACTCTCGCTGCGCAACGCGCTGGACGCCAAGGTCGCCGACGGCGACAAGGAGAAGCGGATCGACGGTCTCCTCGATTGGTCGCTCAGCACGAGCTACAACCCCGACCTCGTGCGGCGCTGGAACAACGTCAACAGCCTGCTCACCCTCAACCGCCACGGCCCGCTCCGGCTCACGGTCTCCCAGGTCATCGACCCCTACCAGCGCAAGATCGTGAGCACTTCCGTCCCCTTCAGCTTGCGCCTCGCCGGCAGCTTCGGCGGCCCGCCGGCAGAGGAGAAGGAGCGGCTGAACCGCATCGCCCGGGAGGAAGGGCCGCTCACGGCGCCGGCGGATTCGGTGCAGCCGACGGAGAACTGGGGCTTCTCGCCGAAGCCGACCGACGGCCTGGAGACGCTGACGCGGGTCGGGGAGCAGGAGGCGGGGGAGCGCCTCACCTGGGAGCTGGGCTTCTCCTACTCGTTCAACCGCGTCGCCGGTCGGAACACCACCCGCAACGTCGCAGTGGGAGCGGCGCTCAAGCCCACCCCCAAGTGGACGGTGCGCTGGCGCGCC